The segment agattaaaatcaacaataaaataaccATTTTATACTCTAAAGTAACAGCTACAAATATATGCCACCTTTAACTCATAcgtattaaaaatacttatttttgtaaaacattaacgctaaatactacatacatatcatttaaatatttatttgtaaatataattacttttattgtaatcattttaaaattttttttaatttttttcttcctcAATTTGTTTCCAAAGACTGTAGAACCAGTTGATTTTTCGGCAAATCCAGAATATGAACCAGAATTTCGTTGGTACGATAGAACACTTTTGGATGCTGTGCGTTCCGATGAAGAACATGCCCATAACTTCTTTCGTCTGTTGGCCCTGTGTCATACGGTTATGCCTGAATATGTGGAAGATCGTTTAGAGTATCAGGCTCAGAGTCCTGATGAATCGGCATTAGTGTCGGCAGCtagaaattttggttttgtatttCGTTCGAGAACACCAAACAGTATTACTATCGAGGTTATGGGTCGAAAGGAGGTAAGAGAAGAAATTGAATAATGTAGGTTTGAAAGTGTTTTAAAgaggatttttaattttttttaaggaatatgAACTGTTACATATTTTGGATTTCAATAATGTACGCAAACGTATGTCAGTTATATTAAGACGTGGTGATAAAATATTCCTATATTGTAAGGGAGCTGATAGTGTTATTTACGATAGGTTAAGTTCTAGTCAACATGATATAAAAGCGCGTACACAAGATCATTTGAATGTACGTATATAATATAGATTTCTACCAAAATgtggaaaatttctttagaaacgttctttttaaaagaaacataaattctatagaaagtttctAGATCTATAGATAATTTTGATTGAAATGTTCTCTTTAAAAGAaacagcaaaagaaaaattttttcttgaaaaataaattttctgtacAGATTTTCTCTttgaaagaatatatttttttcttaaaagacgcaaaaattctaaaaatataatttttaaaagatacaaaatttctataaaatgtttctCTTTAAACGTTAAACTATCCCTCACAAagaaagaatttttcttttcttaaaaggtgcaaaatttcaatagaaatattctctttaaaagatgcaaaatttcaatagaaatattctctttaaaagagacaaaatttctatagagattttctgtataaaaatatatcttctataaaaattttaatttttaaaagagacatttctatagattttttctttttaaactttaaacttatctctcagagagagagagaaagagagagaataGTTTTAAAGTAATTGTCTCACATAAAGAAACACAGTTTCAATAGAAACTCTCTCTCTTTCAAAGAGGtcaagtttctataaaaattttcctttttaaatcgacacaaaatttctatagaaaataacacTAACTCCAAATATTACAGAAATTCGCTGGCGAAGGTCTACGTACGCTTGTCTTAGCTGAACGACATTTAAGTCCAGAATTCTATGAAGATTGGAGTAAACGTCATTGGGAGGCTTCAGTATCACTAGATCATCGTGAGGAAAAACTAAATGCAATAATGGAAGAGATTGAAAGTGAATTGGTGCTAGTTGGAGTAACAGCCATAGAAGATAAATTACAAGATGGTGTACCGCAAACTATAGCAAATTTACAAATGGCTGGCATTAAAGTTTGGGTCTTAACAGGAGATAAGCAAGGTAATAAACCtgcaaaacaaacaattaaagaaattcttcaaaattatgtttttctattttttagaaACTGCTATAAATATAGGATACTCATGTCAATTATTAACCGATGACTTGGCCGATGTTTTCATAGTGGATGGCAGTACAATTGAAGAGGTTGATAAACAGCTGAGACAATTTAAAGAATCAATTAGAATAGTTAATAGATTTAGGCCAACACGtaagtttataattttagaaaaaaaataatatattcttaTATATCTCCCTTTTCTACAGCCCTTGAACCTGCTGTGAATTTAAATGGCTCACATTTGAATGATCGTAGTCCCTCATCATTGAAAATAACTCAAGTGTCACCACCACCACCGCCTGCTATATCAGTTGTTACCTTTAGGTGGGATGATGATGTCAATAATATGCGTAAAAAGGGCGAACCGGACAGGTAGAGGGAATATCATATCATCATCTACTTTATATCTTCTTacccttttaaaacaaaagttatacAAGACGTTTTTACActgttttacttgtttttttttttagaaaaatcttttttatgaaagattttttctgctctcttgttttttaatttattttgttttctattaagttttataatttcaattttatttgttctttttttggtaGTTAAGGGTAATTAATACAGAAATACACAGTTAAAGTTGGTTTACATAATTTCTCACTCTACTAGCTAGTATTTCGTTTTTCtataagttttatgtttttcggTATCTAaccaagaaaaattttatgttggattatttttgtaatttacacaaatgggaattatttttttaaatatttgttaactaaattttaagtaattaataatttctttaattatttgtaCTTTGGAAGCTTTAAATTTGATtggttttgtagtttttatataaaaagaaactgctagaaactttaattacaaatcatatattcaaagttttaaatttgattaaaagttCAAGAGGCTTTTTGAATTGTTAAGAGCAAATATTATTGATTTAGTTCATTTCAATCAAAAAAGTTAATACATATGGAACACGTACTTTTTTAAAGAGTAATTTTTTCctgtcaaaaatgttttctctTACAAAGAAATGTATAAATAGAACAAATCAGgcatgaaatatttaaattgtaaaccAGTACTACTTTATAACAAACTTTTCCAGGTTTTAAAGTAACAACTAATTTGTcctactatagacaagactatagacaagactatagactagactatagactagactatagacaagattatagactagattatagactagactatagactagactatagactagactatagactagactatagactagactatagactagactatagactagactatagactagactatatactagactatagactagactatagactagactatagactagactatagactagactatagactatagatctttctCTATATGAAGGCTCCTGCAGCGTTAAAATTCCTAGAAAAAtggcaaatttatttaaaaaaaattaaattttgcatataaaCATTCGATTTATCCTTATTatttaaatcgttttttttttcatttccttaaatagtacttttctttatatagtttataagttatcgttttgtttttttttatttcccctttaatagttttatttattttttattaaactttgatTTAAGAAGAAAGATAAAAACGAAACACCAAAACATTTTACCAAAGAAAAACTctccaaacatattttttagctATAATTTCTATTCAGTTGATACAAATGGATGATTTTCCCCCTCTATTGGTACCTTGTTTCGCCCgtaatgtaaaattataaataaattaaatataagttCGTGTTTATTGTTTGTCAttgtttaagaagaaaaaaaaaacatgtaaataattattttcgatTCATTAACTAAAACCAACATATAAAATCATTGTGAGcgcttattataatttaaatataaaaacaatatttttaattataaaatagtaaataatatttatttagttattaattaaaaacaaaattaaatagttatactcatttaacacttttttccaaaaacaattACCAAGCTTTTGTAACACATTTTTTACTAATCCTTTTTTACTTTATGCAATTTCAATGgctttcacttaaaattttgttattatgtttgtgtgtgtttttgttattagttaaacaaaaaaacctttaaatatatatttttttaattttaaatgttattttcatttttaaagtgCTGAAACCAATGAATTATATGATTCATTAGAAAAGGGCGGCAGTGCGGCTCGCAATGTTTTGCGTGATGACGAAATTGTTGAAGAAAATACAGGTTTTGCTATAGTTATTAATGGTCATTCATTGGTCCATTGTTTATCACCCGAACTGGAAACAAAGTaagttttatcattttttttttttttttttaatttggacgAAATgtcttaatttttgttatattatagaTTCCTGGATATTGCTTCACAATGTAAGGCTGTTATATGCTGTCGTGTTACACCTTTACAAAAGGCCTTAGTTGTGGAATTAATCAAACGTGCCAAGAATGCAGTTACTttagcaataggtgatggtgcCAACGATGTCTCTATGATCAAAGGTAAGGTGGTAatgtaaacatgttttatttctgaaagagaaaatttgtatataaattttcactttaaacaaaaactattataaacattagctttttctaaatttagaaaatttagctATTAAAAAGCTATCTttaaaagagacaaaatttctCTCTTTCTTTATATGACAAAGGCGACacaatttgtatagaaattgcCATCCAACAGACACAATTTGTGCCTTCAAAAGattgaaaatttctacaaaaattttctcaGTAAAGATACACAATTCCTATGGAAATTGTCTTTTGAAAAGAGacataatttctttagaaattgtcTCTTCAAAAGAAACCtaatttggatagaaattgtCCCTCCAAAAGGActacaatttctatagaatttttctcttcaaaagagacacaatttctatagaaatttctttacaaattgtCTCTCCAAAAGAAACACAATTTGGATACAACTTGTTCCTCCAAAAAGGctacaatttctatagaaattcaattcaaaagagacacaatttctatagaaattttctctCCAAAACAGACACAATTTGTGCTTTCAAAAGAGTGACAATTTCTACAACAGTTTTCTCTTCAAAGAGACTTAATTCCTATGGAAATTGACTTTTGAAAAGAGAcacaatttctttagaaattgtcTCTTCAAAAGAAACacaatttggatagaaattgtCCCTCCAAAAATGctacaatttctatagaaactaaaTTCAAAAGAGAcacaatttctatacaaaattttctctcCAAAACAGACACAATTTGTGGTTTCAAAAGAGTGACAATTTCTACaacaattttctcttcaaaGAGACTTAATTCCTAGGAAATTGTCTTTTGAAAGGAGAcacaatttctttagaaattgtcTCTCTAAAAGAAACACAATTTAGATAGAACTTGTCCCTCCAAAAGGGctacaatttctatagaaattcaaTTCAAAAGATACacaatttgtatagaaattttctcTCCAAAACAGACACAATTTGTGCTTTCAAAAGAGTGACAATTTCTACAAAAGTTTTCTCTTCAAAGATACACAATTCCTATGGAAATTGTCTTTTGAAAAGAGacacaatttctatagaaattgtctCTTCAAAGGAAACataatttggatagaaattgtCCCTCCAAAAAGGctacaatttctatagaaattcgaTTCAAAAGAGacacaatttctatagaaaattttctctccAAAACAGACACACTTTGTGCTTTCAAAAGAGTGACAATTTCTACAATAGTTTTCTCTTCAAAGAGACTTAATTCCTATGGAAATTGTCTTTCCAAAAGGGATACAATTTCTAAAGGAATTTTCTCTTCAAAAGGGCTACAAATTTTCTCTTCAAAAGACACAATTTCtcttgaattttcaaaaaaaaaaaattctataaatattttctctttaaaagagaaacaatttctatagaaacattctTATCAATAGAGACAAAATATCTATAGACATTTTCTCTTCAAgagacaaaattttttgtagaaattttcttttaaaaacaataacaaaattccaACCAAATTCTGTaatcaaaagaaaattctttttaacaaaacttttttatctataaaagttaaattttatatattttctttacagCCGCCCATATTGGTGTTGGTATATCTGGTCAAGAGGGTTTACAAGCTGTATTGGCAAGCGATTATTCGATTGCACAATTTCGCTATTTAGAAAGACTTTTATTGGTGCACGGGCGTTGGTCCTACTATCGCATGTGCAAATTCCTgcgttattttttctataaaaattttgcatttaccTTGTGTCATTGTTGGTATtcatttttttgtggttttagcGCACAGGTTGgtacttttcaaattaaaatttagaaaaaaggacaattttgtataaaaaaataaataaaatttccattttacaGACTGTTTTTGATCCCATGTTTATATCGGTTTATAATCTTTTCTACACATCATTGCCTGTCTTAGCGCTGGGCGTATTCGAACAAGATGTTTCAGATAGACATAGTGTGGATTTTCCCAAATTATATACGCCAGGCTTAAAAAGTCAATTGTTTAATACCAAAGAATTTGTGTATAGTGTATTACATGGTGCCTTTAGTtcgttaatattatttttaattccttatggtgggtatagattaagaaattttacttgttttttcctttattataTAAGTTTATTTGCTAACAGGTACTTATCACAAAGGCGTGTCGCCAAATGGTTTAATTTTAAGTGATCACATGACTCTGGGAGCGGTTGTTGCaactattttaattattgaTAATACTGCACAGGTATGAAGTATTTAAAGAtattatttgaaagtttttaatatgtttttcacATTGTCTTTAACAGATTGCCTTATATACATCatattggacaatttttaatcaCATAACAATTTGGGGTAGTCTGATATGGTATTTTGTTTTAGATTACTTTTATAATTACGTTGTTGGTGGACCCTATGTGGGCTCCTTAACAATGGCCATGAAAGATCTCACATTTTGGACTACCATGTTCATAACTGTGGTGCTAATTATGATACCAGTATTAGCttataaattctatttaatagATTGTCAACCAAGTCTGGCAGATAAGGTAAGCGGTTTGAGAAATCTTCATAGGACAAAATaattactaaataaattttaatattttgaacagaTACGTATGAAGAGACGTCAAGCAAGTTTGAAACTAAGACAGACTAGTAGTGTTATGAGGGCACCATCCTCTAGAAGATCTAGAAGATCTTTAAGATCTGGTTATGCGTTTGCCCATCAAGTAagttttgctataaaaatatatacaaagaatttgttttaaatgtttaatttcccACTTTTTAGGAAGGCTTTGGTCGTCTTATTACATCTGGTAAGATTATGCGTAAATTACCGCAAGAATTTGCTTTTCCTCTGGGTTTGGGTAGTAAAAAGGTACAAAGTTCCGGCGCTACACAAGATGCCAAgaccaataacaacaatagcacgcgtgataataataaaaactcctCAATGGATgataattctttaaataatgaTGCCTTAACTAATAATACTGATACAAATATTGAGGGACTAAGTCCGCGTGCTCCTTGCCAAGATTTAGATACGATAAAtctctaaaaataacaaatacttatatataaacaaaagtattCAACTAAAATGCTACtacaaactaaaacaaaaatgaaaccatttttttttaattcaaaaaaaatttaaaaacaaaatttgaatacaaagtaatttataatataattagttttaaaataatattaattataggCTTGTAGTATattcatttcatattaaaactAAAGGAAACCAAAAAAAACCTGTTAAATATCaacttttttgatataaaatttaaaaaaactaataaaattaattataattaaggaaactacaaaacaaattgatcgaaaaatcaaaaacaaattagctttaaaaccaacaacataatgttaatttcataataattttttttctataatatttgaaaatcatgataagaaattaaataatttatttatatttaaaaataaatatgcctatagaaaatatatgcaTATTGTTACAACAAAcattaccaaatatttataattattagcagtagtaataattattgttagaatttttaagaaaattattaaaaaaaaacaaacaaactcttGGCTAATTCAATACGAAACcagtaataatattttcttttttaaatctcATCTaagtcaatatttattttagtaccCCTTTATTTTANNNNNNNNNNNNNNNNNNNNNNNNNNNNNNNNNNNNNNNNNNNNNNNNNNNNNNNNNNNNNNNNNNNNNNNNNNNNNNNNNNNNNNNNNNNNNNNNNNNNATATTCGTATATATTTAACTAGTCATAGTGAAGATGTTTagtatcaaattaaaaattagccTTAGATATTACTATTTTAAACCCATATTCATAACtgcttaataaatttattgatggtttattgtaggaattttgtatgaagATGTGagtaataaatctaaaataagcgactaatatctttatgaatacgggggataaagtttaagaaaaacgaataattcttaaaaattttaaaaacatttttctgaaAGATCGATCAAGctcgaaataaaacaaatattttaatggaatataaaaatggaaattttttaaaactatagtttagaagAAAAGAACTTACGTGAACTTATCAAAGTCTTATATGTatgaaacattttcaataaaactagaacatagCAAGTAACGAATATAGTTCTCTGATATGCcttaaaatttcgattttatgttttagactaaaatatttagtattataTACTTAAGCGATTTCTTGTAAATTAAGAGTTAATGAATACTggtcaaatttaaatttgtattgtgtaaaaaagttttaagaacCAAAAATAGGatttagtttatatataattttcataaatttctacCAAATGTATTGAAATTTGGATTAAATATTGACCAGTCTACATAAATAaactacaactaaattcttGTGGCCAATCAAAGACTTACattaaaatatcagtttttttgGATTACCAACACCTTCCATAGCTTCCAAAAGTTTACGCTTCAAATTTGGTT is part of the Lucilia cuprina isolate Lc7/37 chromosome 3, ASM2204524v1, whole genome shotgun sequence genome and harbors:
- the LOC111675998 gene encoding probable phospholipid-transporting ATPase IM isoform X3, giving the protein MPNGNKRRPDTLELEVLRTAKPANAEQRYETTDSDRLRNTCPETSLTPLQVHSQNERSIRSERRLTTPRERWFHFSSLFARRSRDVNTITTTTFATSTADVGTTATLARPEPSTIDNSTTTILTLSPQNNDPENLPDVAAVLPRKNSKRRSRNRSQSGSLYSLATLAQTGEIQLHSRNEKDPEAEALGSSLLKRNIDSKDKILLTSMAADETAQTQIELEEITADGLNNSSKSGLRASLMSYLSKFNIWKNSNCRDQSKRSSRSKQLTTPSGVVYNTGPSSSLGPRKSVNISTDFEQFPAADNTDDKVSDRFVNAKEMGIRRLSQIRRRRSSYYFSENERRIRANDREFNAQFKYADNYIKTSKYSLMTFLPFNLLEQFQRLANFYFLCLLVLQLIPAISSLTPVTTAIPLIGVLTLTAVKDAYDDIQRHLSDSQVNNRKSKTLRNGKLVDERWSGVQVGDVIRMENNQFVAADILLLSTSEPNGLCFIETAELDGETNLKCKQCLTETIELGQQDDLLWNFNGEIICEKPNNLLNKFEGTLIWRNQRFALDNEKILLRGCVLRNTQWCYGVVIFAGKDTKLMQNSGKTQFKSTGVDRLLNFIIIGIVLFLLSICAFFTVACALWEGFIGQHFQSYLPWENIIPKNVLQGSTVIGLLVFFSYAIVLNTVVPISLYVSVEVIRFVQSFLINWDEEMYYEPTKTHAKARTTTLNEELGQIQYIFSDKTGTLTQNIMTFNKCSINGRTYGDVFDLRTGEVVEITDTVEPVDFSANPEYEPEFRWYDRTLLDAVRSDEEHAHNFFRLLALCHTVMPEYVEDRLEYQAQSPDESALVSAARNFGFVFRSRTPNSITIEVMGRKEEYELLHILDFNNVRKRMSVILRRGDKIFLYCKGADSVIYDRLSSSQHDIKARTQDHLNKFAGEGLRTLVLAERHLSPEFYEDWSKRHWEASVSLDHREEKLNAIMEEIESELVLVGVTAIEDKLQDGVPQTIANLQMAGIKVWVLTGDKQETAINIGYSCQLLTDDLADVFIVDGSTIEEVDKQLRQFKESIRIVNRFRPTPLEPAVNLNGSHLNDRSPSSLKITQVSPPPPPAISVVTFRWDDDVNNMRKKGEPDSAETNELYDSLEKGGSAARNVLRDDEIVEENTGFAIVINGHSLVHCLSPELETKFLDIASQCKAVICCRVTPLQKALVVELIKRAKNAVTLAIGDGANDVSMIKAAHIGVGISGQEGLQAVLASDYSIAQFRYLERLLLVHGRWSYYRMCKFLRYFFYKNFAFTLCHCWYSFFCGFSAQTVFDPMFISVYNLFYTSLPVLALGVFEQDVSDRHSVDFPKLYTPGLKSQLFNTKEFVYSVLHGAFSSLILFLIPYGTYHKGVSPNGLILSDHMTLGAVVATILIIDNTAQIALYTSYWTIFNHITIWGSLIWYFVLDYFYNYVVGGPYVGSLTMAMKDLTFWTTMFITVVLIMIPVLAYKFYLIDCQPSLADKIRMKRRQASLKLRQTSSVMRAPSSRRSRRSLRSGYAFAHQEGFGRLITSGKIMRKLPQEFAFPLGLGSKKVQSSGATQDAKTNNNNSTRDNNKNSSMDDNSLNNDALTNNTDTNIEGLSPRAPCQDLDTINL
- the LOC111675998 gene encoding phospholipid-transporting ATPase ID isoform X4, whose protein sequence is MGTKTQPQMHKENERRIRANDREFNAQFKYADNYIKTSKYSLMTFLPFNLLEQFQRLANFYFLCLLVLQLIPAISSLTPVTTAIPLIGVLTLTAVKDAYDDIQRHLSDSQVNNRKSKTLRNGKLVDERWSGVQVGDVIRMENNQFVAADILLLSTSEPNGLCFIETAELDGETNLKCKQCLTETIELGQQDDLLWNFNGEIICEKPNNLLNKFEGTLIWRNQRFALDNEKILLRGCVLRNTQWCYGVVIFAGKDTKLMQNSGKTQFKSTGVDRLLNFIIIGIVLFLLSICAFFTVACALWEGFIGQHFQSYLPWENIIPKNVLQGSTVIGLLVFFSYAIVLNTVVPISLYVSVEVIRFVQSFLINWDEEMYYEPTKTHAKARTTTLNEELGQIQYIFSDKTGTLTQNIMTFNKCSINGRTYGDVFDLRTGEVVEITDNEFQTQNSNSTIMKNKLDIGTTATLRLHKVDVHRSGGKTPTTPTNNVSSKIKQLHQLQQQPTTTTNNTTTTTSKQLNSGSTTTTPINSPSSWDNFYLKPPDTVAGVAGGGGVTNTPHTLITTAKVEIENPIFHNNDDANVNSPPSSPCSTPSPQGKRVKYAKEPKTHRRAAKLEPSSEKARVRRQASTLSTCSDKTVEPVDFSANPEYEPEFRWYDRTLLDAVRSDEEHAHNFFRLLALCHTVMPEYVEDRLEYQAQSPDESALVSAARNFGFVFRSRTPNSITIEVMGRKEEYELLHILDFNNVRKRMSVILRRGDKIFLYCKGADSVIYDRLSSSQHDIKARTQDHLNKFAGEGLRTLVLAERHLSPEFYEDWSKRHWEASVSLDHREEKLNAIMEEIESELVLVGVTAIEDKLQDGVPQTIANLQMAGIKVWVLTGDKQETAINIGYSCQLLTDDLADVFIVDGSTIEEVDKQLRQFKESIRIVNRFRPTPLEPAVNLNGSHLNDRSPSSLKITQVSPPPPPAISVVTFRWDDDVNNMRKKGEPDSAETNELYDSLEKGGSAARNVLRDDEIVEENTGFAIVINGHSLVHCLSPELETKFLDIASQCKAVICCRVTPLQKALVVELIKRAKNAVTLAIGDGANDVSMIKAAHIGVGISGQEGLQAVLASDYSIAQFRYLERLLLVHGRWSYYRMCKFLRYFFYKNFAFTLCHCWYSFFCGFSAQTVFDPMFISVYNLFYTSLPVLALGVFEQDVSDRHSVDFPKLYTPGLKSQLFNTKEFVYSVLHGAFSSLILFLIPYGTYHKGVSPNGLILSDHMTLGAVVATILIIDNTAQIALYTSYWTIFNHITIWGSLIWYFVLDYFYNYVVGGPYVGSLTMAMKDLTFWTTMFITVVLIMIPVLAYKFYLIDCQPSLADKIRMKRRQASLKLRQTSSVMRAPSSRRSRRSLRSGYAFAHQEGFGRLITSGKIMRKLPQEFAFPLGLGSKKVQSSGATQDAKTNNNNSTRDNNKNSSMDDNSLNNDALTNNTDTNIEGLSPRAPCQDLDTINL